The Roseovarius sp. EL26 genome has a window encoding:
- a CDS encoding C45 family autoproteolytic acyltransferase/hydolase, with protein sequence MTTPPDIKNNGLVPDSAMHRQLTVLSEDYPAGAWGEVHHRFWPAWKKWFDAKGHSSASLEDGNRAIRRYMPELERLIDRLANIAPNDETFRSFLTFWCPPRYLTNCSQAASTDQHGPFLIRNYDLDPALNELTLLRTNWRGKRVIGMVDGLSGLSDGVNENGLAISLSFGGRLKVGIGFGIPLIIRYILEVCTDVQDAVEVLRRMPCHMSYNVTLTDRSADTITAFLAPDRPPIMKQQNWATNHQLGVELTGHGRFSATMERAEILERTLASPISPSAEQMKQLFLSPPVFATQYNRGFGTVFTSLYRPVTSSLELIFSNGSAGQWSVNDWPTNRIPLRFDAQGSHLL encoded by the coding sequence ATGACCACCCCACCGGACATAAAAAACAACGGCTTGGTGCCTGATTCTGCCATGCACAGGCAGTTAACCGTATTGTCCGAGGACTATCCAGCTGGGGCCTGGGGTGAGGTCCATCACCGATTCTGGCCCGCGTGGAAAAAGTGGTTCGACGCAAAAGGCCATTCCAGCGCAAGTCTTGAGGATGGCAACCGCGCCATCCGGCGCTACATGCCCGAGCTGGAACGCCTGATTGATCGGCTGGCCAACATTGCGCCAAATGACGAAACCTTCCGCAGCTTTCTAACCTTTTGGTGCCCGCCTCGTTATCTGACAAACTGCTCACAAGCTGCATCAACTGACCAACATGGCCCGTTCCTGATCAGAAACTATGATCTGGACCCTGCCCTCAATGAACTGACCTTGTTGCGCACCAACTGGCGCGGCAAGCGCGTGATCGGCATGGTCGACGGTCTCAGCGGGCTATCAGACGGCGTCAATGAAAACGGCCTTGCGATTTCGCTCAGCTTTGGTGGGCGTCTCAAAGTTGGTATCGGTTTTGGCATCCCGCTGATCATCCGCTATATTTTGGAGGTCTGCACCGACGTACAGGACGCAGTCGAGGTTCTGCGGCGCATGCCCTGTCACATGTCTTACAATGTGACCCTGACGGATCGCTCTGCTGACACCATCACGGCCTTTCTGGCCCCTGATCGACCACCGATTATGAAACAACAAAACTGGGCCACTAATCACCAGCTTGGAGTTGAACTCACCGGGCATGGTCGTTTCTCGGCCACCATGGAACGGGCCGAGATATTGGAACGTACTTTGGCCAGTCCCATCTCGCCCTCTGCGGAACAGATGAAGCAGCTTTTCCTCAGCCCGCCGGTGTTTGCCACCCAGTATAATCGCGGATTTGGCACGGTTTTTACCAGCCTCTATCGCCCCGTCACCTCCAGTTTGGAACTCATTTTCAGCAACGGCTCTGCCGGGCAGTGGTCAGTCAACGACTGGCCGACCAATCGTATCCCTCTGCGATTTGATGCCCAAGGGTCTCACTTGCTGTAA
- a CDS encoding VOC family protein has protein sequence MKKPAIRPRGYTTITASVAVDDVAATIEFLNAAFGAEVQVQDDADAPSFASLKIGNAMLFVTRGWAAHGHMPQSYTASSAVSLHLYVDDVVAMSEQAIAAGATLLSAPTETYWGELTAALADPFGQIWTVAERVEALTGKDIAARRDAVLAVNDPVDAQPEA, from the coding sequence ATGAAAAAACCAGCAATTCGCCCGCGTGGCTATACGACAATTACAGCATCTGTTGCCGTAGATGACGTTGCAGCAACTATTGAATTTTTGAACGCAGCCTTTGGCGCCGAAGTTCAGGTACAGGACGATGCCGACGCCCCTAGCTTTGCCTCTTTGAAAATTGGCAATGCGATGTTGTTTGTGACCCGTGGATGGGCCGCACACGGCCATATGCCGCAAAGCTATACCGCCTCAAGCGCGGTCTCGCTGCATCTTTATGTTGATGACGTTGTTGCAATGTCCGAGCAGGCGATTGCCGCAGGCGCGACCCTGTTGTCCGCGCCTACTGAAACCTACTGGGGTGAGCTCACAGCCGCTCTGGCAGACCCGTTTGGCCAAATCTGGACCGTTGCAGAACGTGTTGAGGCCCTGACAGGCAAAGACATCGCAGCGCGTCGCGACGCGGTTTTGGCTGTAAACGATCCAGTTGACGCGCAGCCTGAAGCGTGA